One segment of Manihot esculenta cultivar AM560-2 chromosome 4, M.esculenta_v8, whole genome shotgun sequence DNA contains the following:
- the LOC110612533 gene encoding DEAD-box ATP-dependent RNA helicase 24-like, producing MPRHEASSSSVVRSGNGGNGGQTTETGQTAETVVRAPVREGGVSLQYPLLTKTNYAAWAIKMQVYMQAQDVWDVVESEDPVDPRSDQIALAAIFQGITEDTLLQLGVKKSAKEAWDALKVMNLGAERVKEVRAQALRWELESMKMEDGESVDEFTGKNATVVNKLRALGERVDETYVVKKMLRSVSPKYLQIASTIEEFGNLSIKTIEDVTGSLKAHVERLRSYDSRGDEYVLLTKGEWKARAESLRFNEKRPQDVIRGWGRGRGRGKGCGRGRGCGRGRGGGRGRGRGPFGTGRGHDDEGQHR from the coding sequence ATGCCACGACACGAAGCTTCATCGTCCAGTGTTGTCCGTAGTGGTAACGGCGGCAATGGTGGTCAGACGACAGAAACTGGACAGACGGCAGAAACGGTAGTGAGAGCACCCGTAAGAGAAGGGGGTGTCTCTTTGCAGTATCCGCTCCTAACAAAGACAAATTATGCGGCTTGGGCAATCAAGATGCAAGTATATATGCAAGCTCAAGACGTTTGGGATGTGGTTGAGTCAGAAGATCCAGTTGATCCTCGTTCAGACCAGATTGCATTGGCGGCAATCTTTCAAGGGATCACCGAAGATACCCTGttacagttgggggtaaagaaatcagctaaagaggcatgggaTGCTCTCAAGGTTATGAACCTCGGTGCAGAGAGGGTCAAAGAAGTACGGGCGCAAGCTCTCAGATGGGAGCTCGAAAGCATGAAGATGGAGGATGGTGAATCCGTCGATGAATTCACTGGAAAGAATGCTACAGTTGTCAACAAGCTCCGAGCTCTTGGTGAAAGGGTTGATGAAACGTATGTAGTGAAGAAAATGCTACGTTCAGTGTCCCCTAAGTACCTTCAGATTGCCTCAACCATAGAGGAATTCGGGAACTTGTCTATTAAGACAATTGAAGATGTAACTGGTTCTCTCAAAGCTCACGTGGAGAGGTTGCGGAGTTACGACTCCAGAGGAGACGAATATGTGCTACTCACTAAGGGAGAGTGGAAAGCACGAGCTGAGTCCTTAAGATTCAATGAGAAGCGCCCACAGGACGTGATCAGAGGCTGGGGACGCGGACGTGGACGTGGTAAAGGAtgcggcagaggtagaggatgcggcagaggtagaggaggaGGTCGCGGCAGGGGTCGTGGCCCTTTTGGAACAGGCCGAGGTCATGATGATGAAGGACAACACCGTTAG